From one Butyricimonas faecihominis genomic stretch:
- the folP gene encoding dihydropteroate synthase produces MTHITIGAEKVSLEKPVVMGILNVTPDSFYDGGKYTSELKIMERVDEIVEQGAGIIDVGAYSTRPGAAFVDTQEELSRLSFALELIRKYHPHLPVSIDTFRADVAKEISHCLGSVIINDISGGTMDDKMFETVAELGLPYIMMHIQGTPQDMQVNPHYDDVVREVREFFTERITRLNALGFNNIILDQGFGFGKTVAHNYELMDKMESFLDLGYPLLVGISRKSMIWRLLEITPQEALNGTTVLNTISLLKGAHILRVHDVREAVEAVKIVEAMKRSV; encoded by the coding sequence ATGACACATATAACGATCGGAGCGGAAAAGGTTAGCTTGGAGAAACCCGTGGTGATGGGTATATTGAACGTGACACCGGATTCTTTTTATGACGGGGGAAAGTACACGAGCGAGTTGAAGATCATGGAACGGGTGGATGAGATCGTGGAACAAGGAGCCGGGATTATTGATGTTGGGGCGTATTCAACCCGTCCGGGAGCAGCGTTCGTGGATACTCAGGAGGAGTTATCCCGGTTGAGTTTTGCCCTGGAATTGATTCGTAAGTACCACCCGCATCTACCGGTATCGATTGACACGTTCCGGGCCGACGTGGCGAAAGAGATCAGTCATTGTCTCGGATCGGTAATCATTAATGATATTTCCGGGGGGACGATGGATGACAAGATGTTCGAGACGGTGGCGGAATTAGGACTTCCTTATATCATGATGCACATTCAGGGAACACCTCAGGATATGCAGGTTAATCCTCATTACGATGACGTCGTGCGTGAGGTTCGGGAGTTTTTCACGGAACGGATTACTCGTTTAAATGCTTTGGGATTTAATAATATAATATTGGATCAAGGATTCGGTTTTGGAAAGACTGTAGCCCATAATTACGAGTTGATGGATAAAATGGAGTCCTTCCTGGATTTGGGTTATCCTTTATTGGTGGGAATCTCCCGAAAATCAATGATTTGGCGTTTACTGGAGATTACACCCCAAGAGGCATTAAATGGAACAACCGTACTGAACACGATCTCTTTGTTGAAAGGGGCACATATTCTTCGGGTTCATGATGTGCGAGAAGCTGTGGAAGCCGTGAAAATCGTAGAGGCGATGAAAAGGAGTGTATAA
- a CDS encoding RNA methyltransferase, giving the protein MSRKLLNEELNRLTTEEYKDAEKLPLVVVLDNVRSLNNIGSVFRTSDAFRLSKIYLCGITATPPHREIHKTALGAEESVDWEYFEETTDAVHALKNEGYTILSVEQVENSISLEQFTIESGRKYAFIFGNEVKGVQQEVVDLSDDCIEIPQFGTKHSFNISVTAGIVLWQVIHPLFYKQLK; this is encoded by the coding sequence ATGTCTCGTAAACTCCTCAATGAAGAACTGAACAGACTCACCACGGAAGAGTATAAAGACGCTGAAAAACTCCCGCTCGTGGTCGTACTGGATAACGTGCGCAGCTTGAATAACATTGGTTCCGTGTTTCGCACGTCCGATGCTTTCCGGCTTTCCAAGATATATCTTTGTGGTATCACGGCAACACCACCCCACCGGGAAATACATAAAACAGCCCTCGGAGCTGAAGAAAGCGTGGATTGGGAGTATTTCGAGGAAACCACCGATGCGGTTCATGCATTAAAAAATGAGGGATACACCATTTTATCCGTGGAACAAGTGGAAAACAGTATTTCCCTAGAACAATTTACCATCGAAAGCGGACGAAAATATGCTTTCATCTTCGGCAACGAGGTAAAAGGAGTACAGCAGGAAGTGGTTGATCTTTCGGATGACTGTATCGAGATCCCACAATTCGGGACCAAACATTCATTCAACATATCCGTCACCGCCGGAATCGTGCTATGGCAGGTCATCCATCCGCTATTTTATAAACAACTGAAATAG
- the miaB gene encoding tRNA (N6-isopentenyl adenosine(37)-C2)-methylthiotransferase MiaB, with translation MKVKKFYIETYGCQMNVADSEVVAAILEDKGYQRTQEKSEADVILVNTCSVRENAEQRVRGRVQGFSEVKKKNPHVLVAIMGCMAERLGEALFEQEKNVNIVVGPDAYMDLPSLIEKAEKGEKAINIELSTTETYKDICPSRIDETAISGFVSIMRGCNNFCTYCIVPYTRGRERSRSPRSIVNEVLDLQSKGYKEVTLLGQNVNSYLWQGDNQEVNFPALLAMVAQTVPNMRIRFATSHPKDMNNDILRAIATHSNICKHIHLPFQSGSNSVLKDMNRKYSREWYLDRIHAIREIVPDCGISTDVFVGFHNESEEDYQQTLALMKEVMFDSAFMFKYSERPGTMASRNLPDNVDEDVKGRRLQELIDMQVEISHQSNLKDVGKVFEVLVEGVSKKKSDELFGRSSQNKVIVFPDNGAKVGELVQVRVTECTPATLIGEAINQ, from the coding sequence ATGAAGGTAAAGAAATTTTATATCGAAACTTACGGTTGCCAGATGAACGTGGCAGACAGTGAAGTGGTTGCAGCCATCTTGGAAGACAAAGGATACCAACGGACGCAAGAAAAAAGTGAAGCAGACGTGATTCTGGTGAACACCTGTTCCGTGCGTGAAAATGCGGAACAACGGGTTCGCGGACGGGTACAAGGATTTTCCGAGGTAAAGAAAAAGAATCCACACGTGCTGGTCGCCATCATGGGATGTATGGCAGAACGTTTGGGGGAGGCTCTTTTTGAACAGGAGAAGAACGTGAACATCGTGGTTGGTCCCGATGCGTACATGGATCTCCCCTCTTTAATTGAGAAAGCCGAAAAAGGCGAGAAAGCCATCAATATTGAACTCTCTACCACAGAAACCTACAAGGACATCTGCCCTTCCCGAATTGACGAAACAGCCATATCCGGATTTGTTTCCATCATGCGGGGATGTAATAATTTCTGTACCTATTGTATCGTTCCATACACCCGGGGCCGCGAGCGTAGCCGAAGTCCCAGAAGTATTGTCAATGAAGTTCTAGACCTTCAATCCAAAGGTTACAAGGAAGTGACACTACTCGGTCAGAATGTAAATTCCTACCTCTGGCAGGGAGATAATCAGGAAGTGAATTTCCCGGCATTACTCGCCATGGTTGCCCAAACGGTACCCAACATGCGTATCCGTTTCGCCACGTCACACCCAAAAGATATGAATAATGATATTCTACGTGCAATAGCTACCCATTCCAATATTTGCAAACACATCCATCTACCCTTCCAATCCGGGAGTAATTCCGTACTGAAAGACATGAACCGAAAATATTCCCGTGAATGGTATCTTGACCGGATTCATGCCATCCGGGAGATCGTTCCTGATTGTGGAATTTCCACGGACGTGTTCGTCGGGTTCCACAATGAAAGCGAGGAAGATTACCAACAGACCCTCGCCTTGATGAAAGAGGTGATGTTCGACTCTGCTTTCATGTTCAAATACTCGGAACGTCCGGGTACCATGGCCTCCCGCAACTTGCCGGATAACGTGGACGAGGATGTAAAAGGACGTCGTTTGCAGGAACTCATTGATATGCAAGTGGAAATTTCTCACCAAAGCAACTTGAAAGACGTGGGCAAAGTATTCGAGGTACTTGTGGAAGGGGTTTCCAAGAAGAAATCGGATGAACTTTTCGGTCGCAGCAGCCAGAATAAGGTGATCGTCTTCCCTGATAACGGGGCTAAAGTCGGAGAACTCGTTCAGGTTCGTGTCACGGAATGTACCCCTGCAACCCTTATCGGTGAAGCAATAAATCAATAA
- a CDS encoding BT_3928 family protein, translating to MRLVKNLCRIIVGIVFIYSGFVKGIDPLGSDYKFTDYFNAFGMGWMNATTLFFSFALSLAEFLIGTALLFNLWVSRMAWGSLLFMAFFTPLTLVLALTNPVSDCGCFGDAMILTNWQTFWKNIILFLLAIMIFVYRKEYKSSLSLMGQFSFLTLAGAGMLCLSIYCYRHLPVLDFRPYAVGKNITEGMRLPEGAKPDQYEVTLKYKNKQTGEIRSFTEENYPWQDTLNWEYESSSERLVKKGYITPIHDLVIEHPTLGNITEEILEDDNHTILAVAYNLNQSDTQYQPAINRLAEYARKKGIRFYGLTSSTERDIEAYKKRNHVPYEFCTADEIQLKTMIRSNPGVIILREGTILDKWAGKDVPDVKELQDTDLTAYCVYSREQMQRIYLVYSIILLFFVAYLLIPRRKGKRNN from the coding sequence ATGAGACTCGTCAAAAACCTGTGCAGGATTATTGTCGGGATAGTATTCATCTATTCCGGATTCGTGAAAGGAATTGACCCGTTAGGATCTGATTACAAATTCACTGACTATTTCAACGCTTTCGGCATGGGCTGGATGAACGCAACCACGTTGTTTTTCTCTTTCGCCCTCTCACTGGCAGAATTTCTGATCGGAACTGCCCTGTTGTTTAATTTATGGGTATCCCGCATGGCATGGGGGTCTCTGCTATTCATGGCTTTTTTCACCCCGTTGACCCTCGTACTGGCACTAACGAATCCAGTGAGTGACTGCGGTTGTTTCGGGGATGCCATGATCCTGACGAACTGGCAAACTTTTTGGAAGAATATCATTTTGTTCTTGTTGGCCATCATGATCTTCGTGTACCGCAAGGAATACAAATCATCGCTTTCCTTGATGGGACAATTTTCGTTTCTCACCCTAGCAGGAGCCGGAATGCTATGTCTTTCCATCTATTGCTATCGTCACCTGCCCGTACTCGATTTCCGTCCTTACGCTGTCGGCAAGAACATCACGGAAGGCATGAGACTTCCCGAAGGAGCCAAACCGGATCAATACGAAGTCACACTAAAGTATAAAAACAAGCAAACCGGAGAGATCCGGTCTTTCACGGAAGAAAACTACCCATGGCAAGACACGCTGAATTGGGAATACGAGAGTAGCTCGGAGCGACTGGTAAAGAAAGGATATATCACACCGATTCATGACCTTGTAATCGAACACCCCACGCTTGGTAACATCACAGAAGAAATTTTGGAAGACGATAATCACACGATCCTCGCCGTAGCATACAACCTTAACCAGAGTGATACACAATATCAACCCGCCATCAACCGACTGGCGGAGTACGCTCGCAAAAAAGGAATTCGATTCTACGGGTTAACCTCATCCACGGAACGGGATATTGAAGCATATAAAAAGCGGAATCACGTCCCCTACGAATTTTGTACGGCTGACGAGATTCAGTTAAAAACCATGATTCGTTCTAACCCCGGTGTGATCATTCTCCGGGAAGGCACAATTCTCGACAAATGGGCCGGAAAAGATGTTCCCGACGTGAAAGAATTACAGGATACCGACTTGACAGCTTATTGCGTGTATTCAAGGGAACAAATGCAACGAATTTATTTGGTTTACTCCATTATCCTTCTTTTCTTTGTAGCATATTTACTGATTCCACGTAGAAAAGGGAAAAGAAACAATTAA
- a CDS encoding Mrp/NBP35 family ATP-binding protein: MQEIVKEIRDVLSEVKYPGTSKSIVALDMVQNIKAEDGKVDFRLVFQKSNDPFVGAVRKKCESLLKEKLGYTTVEIETVFVHDLEKPLVLEKVKHIVAVSSGKGGVGKSTVASNLAVALAKLGYKVGLVDADIYGPSMPKMFGCEDASLYMVEVGGKELIEPVVKYGVKLLSIGFFVDPDSATVWRGPMASNALKQMVEGGFWDELDFMLIDLPPGTSDIHLTLVQTVALSGAIVVSTPQQVALADAVKGINMFESPGIQVPVLGLVENMSWFTPAELPDNKYYIFGKEGAKKLADEKGLRLLGQIPIVQSIMEGGENGSPVALDEDSVTGQAFIELARNVAHAVDETGETAKRVRVTK; the protein is encoded by the coding sequence TTGTCGGAAGTGAAATATCCCGGCACTTCGAAGAGTATCGTTGCGCTGGATATGGTGCAGAATATAAAGGCTGAGGACGGTAAGGTGGATTTCCGCTTGGTATTCCAAAAGTCCAATGACCCGTTCGTGGGAGCGGTGAGAAAGAAATGTGAATCTCTGTTGAAAGAGAAATTAGGATATACAACTGTGGAGATTGAAACCGTGTTCGTACATGACTTGGAGAAACCTTTGGTCTTGGAGAAGGTGAAACATATTGTTGCCGTGTCTTCAGGTAAAGGGGGAGTCGGTAAATCAACGGTAGCTTCAAACTTGGCGGTAGCTTTGGCTAAATTGGGGTATAAAGTCGGGTTGGTGGATGCTGATATTTATGGACCTTCCATGCCGAAAATGTTCGGGTGTGAGGATGCCAGTCTTTATATGGTAGAAGTAGGAGGTAAGGAGTTGATCGAGCCGGTAGTGAAATACGGGGTGAAGTTGTTGTCGATCGGTTTCTTCGTGGACCCGGATTCTGCCACTGTATGGAGAGGACCGATGGCTTCCAATGCTTTAAAACAGATGGTAGAAGGCGGTTTCTGGGACGAACTGGACTTTATGCTGATCGACCTTCCTCCGGGAACAAGTGATATTCACTTGACTTTGGTACAAACTGTCGCTTTGAGTGGTGCAATCGTGGTTAGTACACCGCAACAGGTGGCTTTGGCTGATGCCGTGAAGGGAATCAATATGTTTGAATCCCCGGGAATACAAGTTCCCGTGTTGGGATTGGTTGAGAATATGTCTTGGTTTACTCCTGCCGAGTTACCGGATAATAAATACTATATCTTCGGTAAAGAGGGGGCCAAAAAACTTGCTGACGAGAAGGGATTGCGTCTGTTGGGACAAATTCCAATCGTGCAGAGTATTATGGAAGGAGGCGAGAATGGTAGCCCGGTAGCCTTGGATGAAGATAGTGTCACTGGACAGGCATTTATAGAACTGGCTCGTAATGTAGCTCACGCTGTGGATGAAACAGGAGAGACCGCAAAACGGGTTCGGGTAACGAAATAA
- a CDS encoding DUF1599 domain-containing protein — protein MPNTAQEYDKVIDICQDIFVKKMQDYGTAWRILRPTSITDQIYIKANRIRSIEEKGITKVGEGIVPEFIGIINYSIMGLIQLQLGPGNDTPQDEVLRLYQNYFLKAKELMLAKNHDYDEAWREMRVSSYTDLILMKINRTKQIEDHQGTTIISEGIDANYFDMVNYAVFGLIRLVVEQE, from the coding sequence ATGCCAAATACAGCACAAGAATATGATAAAGTGATAGATATATGTCAGGATATTTTCGTAAAGAAAATGCAGGACTACGGGACAGCTTGGAGAATACTCCGCCCGACCTCCATCACCGACCAGATCTATATCAAAGCAAACCGTATACGCAGTATTGAAGAAAAGGGGATTACGAAAGTCGGGGAAGGCATTGTTCCCGAATTTATCGGGATCATCAACTATTCCATTATGGGACTGATCCAACTCCAACTCGGACCGGGTAACGACACCCCCCAAGATGAAGTCCTTCGCCTGTATCAGAATTATTTTCTTAAAGCGAAGGAACTGATGCTTGCCAAGAATCACGATTACGATGAAGCCTGGCGAGAGATGCGGGTCAGCTCGTACACAGACCTGATTCTGATGAAGATTAACCGTACGAAACAGATAGAAGATCACCAAGGTACCACGATCATATCGGAAGGTATCGATGCAAATTACTTCGACATGGTAAATTACGCCGTTTTCGGGTTGATTCGCCTTGTCGTGGAGCAAGAGTAA
- a CDS encoding HPP family protein, which produces MLKSASGMQMFGDIVRRKRYFYALLMILLMIGVAELLMEREIIFPEMAALTIGMWIVDKRVWQVSRASMVALMILGAVAGVCIVCYSPFPLLVNLAFAFIFAAICLTLFRATLVPQISACMLPVLLGTESWVYPVAVLVMSVIVVGGQWGMEKVGLRERVTYTPVIVHWKDNLVRWSFLLVTVIAVATLAIYTRNLYFILPPLIVTYVEFANSKAGFRNRPVQVLLVLFTAAVIGVFFQIVGHKYLHLPEVVVVLPIFLCMFSLFEFLGKFFAPAGAVALIPMIIPEEGLLWLPLQVLVGATLFIGLAMICFQRCLRWPRAQLIVCLVPPFIRDLRKRNKSL; this is translated from the coding sequence ATGCTGAAAAGTGCAAGCGGAATGCAAATGTTCGGGGATATAGTTCGACGTAAACGCTATTTTTACGCCTTGTTAATGATTTTGCTAATGATTGGTGTAGCAGAATTGTTGATGGAAAGGGAAATTATCTTTCCGGAAATGGCAGCCTTGACAATCGGTATGTGGATCGTGGATAAACGGGTGTGGCAGGTGAGTCGGGCAAGTATGGTCGCTCTCATGATTTTAGGTGCTGTGGCAGGTGTGTGTATCGTATGTTATTCTCCTTTCCCCTTGCTTGTGAATCTGGCGTTTGCCTTTATTTTTGCCGCAATCTGCCTCACGTTATTTCGTGCAACTTTGGTACCGCAGATTTCTGCCTGTATGTTACCTGTGTTACTGGGGACGGAAAGTTGGGTTTATCCGGTAGCTGTACTTGTTATGTCGGTTATTGTTGTTGGTGGACAATGGGGGATGGAGAAAGTTGGATTGCGGGAGAGGGTGACTTATACGCCCGTGATTGTCCATTGGAAGGATAACTTGGTACGTTGGTCGTTTTTATTGGTGACAGTGATAGCGGTTGCCACATTGGCTATCTACACGAGAAACTTGTACTTCATTCTTCCTCCGTTGATCGTGACTTACGTGGAGTTTGCCAATTCGAAGGCCGGGTTCCGCAATCGTCCCGTACAGGTTTTATTGGTCTTGTTCACGGCGGCTGTTATTGGCGTGTTCTTTCAGATCGTGGGACATAAATACTTGCATTTACCGGAAGTTGTGGTTGTACTCCCGATTTTTCTTTGTATGTTTTCTTTGTTTGAATTTCTAGGAAAGTTCTTTGCCCCGGCGGGAGCTGTTGCTTTGATTCCGATGATCATTCCCGAAGAAGGTTTGTTGTGGTTGCCTTTGCAGGTTCTCGTGGGAGCTACGTTATTTATTGGCTTGGCAATGATCTGTTTCCAGCGTTGTCTGCGCTGGCCTCGGGCGCAGTTGATTGTGTGTCTGGTTCCACCTTTTATAAGGGATTTGAGGAAGAGAAATAAAAGTTTGTAA
- the tpiA gene encoding triose-phosphate isomerase encodes MRKKIVAGNWKMNKTFAEGVELAREVNDYVRYKEGGEGVLVVLGTPFIHLAKVAHNITESSIMVAAQNCATEKAGAYTGEISAEMIASTGAKCVILGHSERRSYYGETSPILVKKVAQALDSKLEIIFCVGEVLEERESEKHFEVVKQQLTDGLFNLTPEQFAHVVIAYEPVWAIGTGKTATPDQAQEMHAFIRSVVAEKYGQAVADETSILYGGSCNAGNADAIFSNPDVDGGLIGGASLKAADFFEIIKARARH; translated from the coding sequence ATGAGAAAAAAGATTGTAGCAGGTAACTGGAAAATGAACAAAACCTTCGCTGAAGGAGTTGAATTGGCTAGAGAAGTGAATGATTACGTGAGATATAAAGAAGGCGGAGAAGGCGTTCTTGTTGTTCTCGGTACTCCCTTTATCCACTTGGCAAAAGTGGCTCATAACATCACAGAATCTTCCATCATGGTTGCTGCCCAAAATTGCGCAACGGAAAAAGCCGGAGCCTACACGGGTGAAATCTCAGCTGAAATGATAGCTTCCACGGGTGCTAAATGCGTGATCTTAGGACACTCTGAAAGAAGAAGCTACTATGGCGAAACAAGTCCTATTCTCGTGAAGAAGGTTGCACAAGCCCTAGACAGCAAGTTGGAAATCATCTTCTGCGTGGGTGAAGTACTGGAAGAAAGAGAATCCGAGAAACATTTCGAAGTTGTGAAACAACAGTTGACCGACGGGCTCTTCAATCTTACCCCGGAACAATTCGCTCATGTGGTAATCGCTTACGAACCGGTTTGGGCTATCGGTACCGGTAAAACCGCTACTCCCGATCAGGCACAAGAAATGCACGCTTTCATCCGTTCTGTTGTAGCAGAGAAATACGGACAAGCCGTAGCTGACGAAACTTCAATCCTTTACGGAGGAAGCTGTAACGCTGGAAATGCCGACGCTATTTTCTCTAATCCGGACGTGGATGGTGGACTTATCGGTGGTGCATCCCTGAAAGCGGCAGATTTCTTCGAAATCATCAAAGCGAGAGCAAGACATTAA
- a CDS encoding MATE family efflux transporter, with the protein MQRDSIDFGSMKVGQLFCKQLFPTLLGMVFSALFVITDGVFVGRGIGSDALAAVNIAAPLFVFAAGMGLMFGMGGAIMASINLARGKERVANINATQATLVSFTGMTLVSILVMAFPTSVARILGAPEDIIGLAREYLIAYAAFAMFQTALCVLTFFTRIDGPKIAMWCITISTVINIVLDYLFIFVYKWGLTGAAVATGIGEIVGCILMVAYLLRNSPRVRLGKLKFSRKSIQLTLRNSGYIIRLGFSAFLGEAAIGVMMLTGNYVFVSYLGTDGVAAFSIMCYFFPIIFMVFNAIIQSAQPIISFNHGCAALGRAQQALRLALIATIATGLFFLVLTILLREQIVSLFIADHTNNAWKYAVCGIPFFSICYVFFGINITAIGYYMSIEKSRLATIFTVLRGLILPVVCFFLLPLWLGIKGIWLAVAVAEFITFAVICINAMYKRV; encoded by the coding sequence ATGCAACGAGACAGTATAGATTTTGGTTCAATGAAAGTCGGACAGTTGTTCTGTAAACAACTATTCCCGACCTTGCTGGGTATGGTTTTCTCGGCTTTATTCGTGATCACCGACGGGGTTTTCGTCGGTCGTGGAATTGGTAGTGACGCTTTAGCCGCGGTAAATATTGCCGCCCCGTTATTCGTGTTCGCTGCCGGAATGGGATTAATGTTTGGTATGGGCGGGGCAATCATGGCATCGATCAACCTAGCCCGGGGAAAAGAACGTGTGGCTAACATCAATGCCACGCAAGCAACGCTTGTTTCTTTTACCGGCATGACGTTAGTATCTATCCTTGTCATGGCTTTCCCGACATCTGTGGCTCGAATCCTCGGAGCTCCCGAAGATATTATCGGATTGGCACGAGAGTACCTGATCGCTTATGCCGCTTTTGCCATGTTCCAGACGGCTCTCTGCGTGCTTACTTTCTTCACCCGTATTGACGGACCTAAAATTGCCATGTGGTGTATAACAATCTCCACGGTAATCAACATCGTACTCGACTATCTATTTATATTCGTGTATAAATGGGGATTGACGGGTGCCGCCGTGGCTACCGGTATCGGTGAAATCGTGGGATGTATTCTCATGGTTGCCTATTTATTACGTAATTCCCCTCGTGTTCGTCTCGGTAAACTAAAATTCAGCCGAAAGAGTATACAACTCACGCTACGTAATAGCGGATATATCATTCGTTTGGGTTTCTCGGCATTCCTAGGGGAGGCAGCCATCGGTGTGATGATGCTAACCGGGAACTATGTGTTCGTGAGTTACCTCGGTACGGACGGAGTGGCAGCATTCAGCATCATGTGCTACTTTTTCCCGATCATATTTATGGTTTTCAATGCCATCATCCAATCGGCACAACCCATTATCAGTTTCAATCACGGATGTGCGGCACTTGGACGTGCGCAACAAGCACTCCGGCTGGCATTGATAGCAACAATTGCAACAGGCTTGTTTTTCTTAGTCCTCACGATTTTACTACGGGAACAAATCGTATCCCTGTTCATTGCGGACCACACAAACAATGCATGGAAGTATGCCGTATGCGGGATTCCCTTTTTCTCGATATGCTATGTTTTCTTCGGAATCAACATCACCGCTATCGGGTATTACATGAGTATCGAAAAGTCACGACTGGCAACGATATTTACTGTGTTAAGAGGACTCATATTACCTGTGGTTTGCTTCTTCCTCCTACCATTATGGTTAGGAATCAAAGGGATCTGGCTAGCGGTAGCCGTGGCAGAATTTATCACGTTTGCCGTGATTTGTATAAATGCGATGTATAAAAGAGTTTGA